CCTTTTTCTATTCCCTTTGAGGCACTGATGATTATTGCTTCTTCGGATATGTATGGCAATGCGTCTTTGAATACTGCCCTTGTATACTGTGTGGGGACAACATTAAGAATAAACCTTGCCTTTTTTACAACATCATCTATCCTGTGAGAGACCTTTATGCTGCGTGGTAAAACAACATCAGGAAGATAGATGCTGTTTATTCCAGTCCTGATAATTTCTTCGCACAGGTCTTCCTCGTAAACCCAGAGGGATACATCATAATCTTTCTCAGAAAGGAGTATCGCAAGAGTCGTCCCCCATGTCCCTGCACCTATAACAGCAATATAGCTCATAGAAAATTAATTCACAGTCACAGTAAACAGCATTTACTGATAATTGACACCAATCACTTTTATTGCCTTCTCAAACCTTTTTATCGTCTTTTCTTTCCCCACAATCTCAAGCACCTCGAAGATTCCAGGGCTGACCGTATTACCTGTAATGGCGACGCGTACAGGCTGGGCGAGGTTGCCGAGCTTGATGCCGTGTTTATTAACAATGGACATAAAGATCTTCTCGATCTCAGGCGATGTGAAGTTATCAAGAGAAGCGAGGGCGTCTCTTAACTCGACAAGATATGGAAGGCTCTTATTATTGAGAAATTTTTCTTTTGCCTCTGGATTGTATTCAACATATTCAGCAATATAGTATCTCAATGAATTCGCAAGCTCAAGCAGGGTCCTCGACCGCTCCTTCAATGTAATAATCGCCTTTGAAAGCCATTCTCTGTCAAGCCCCTGCCCCTCTCTGATTATACCCTCTTTTATAAGAATAGGTCTTATAAGTCCTATAAGACTTATTTCGGTAGATTGGTTTATATACTGGCTGTTAAGCCAGAGTAACTTCTCAGGATTAAAAACAGCAGGAGACTTTCCTACATTCTCGAGAGAGAATTTTTCTATTAATTCTTCTTTTGAAAAGACTTCCTGGTCTCCATAAGCCCACCCAAGGCGGGCAAGGTAATTGAGAAGTGCCTCAGGAAGATAGCCCAAATCCCTGTACGCTGTTACAGATGTTGCTCCATGGCGCTTGCTGAGCCTGGTCTTATCAGAGCCGAGTATCATTGGAAGGTGTGCAAATAAAGGCGGCTCGTAGCCAAATGCCCTGTATATGTGTACCTGTTTTGGCGTATTGTTAAGGTGGTCATCTCCCCTTATGACATGGGTTATCTTCATATCAATATCATCAACCACAACAACAAAGTTATAGGTGGGAGTTCCATCAGAGCGGAGGATTATAAGGTCATCAAGTTGGGCATTTTCAAAGACCACCCTGCCCCTGATTAAGTCGTCAACAACTGTCTGGCCTTCCTGAGGCATCTTGAACCGCACCGCAGCATTTTTCTCTTGAACCCTTGAACCCTTGAACCCTTGAACCCTTTCTATGTTTCTGCATCTACCGTCATATTTTGGAGGCATCCCTTTTGCAAGGGCATCTTTACGCCTCTCCTCAAGCTCCTCAGGGCTACAATAGCAATAATAGGCATTGCCTTCTTTTAAAAGTTTATCCACATAACTGCGATAAACATCAAATCTGTCTGTCTGCCTGAAAGGCCCTTCATCCCAGTCAAGGCCAAGCCATTTCAACCCTTCAATAATTTCCTCTATTGACTCATCTGTAGAGCGGCTCCTGTCTGTATCCTCTATCCTGAGTATAAAAATGCCTTGGTGGCGTCTCGCATAAAGCCAGTTAAAAAGCGCAGTCCTTGCGCCTCCGAGGTGCAAAAAACCAGTAGGGCTCGGGGCAAACCTCACACGTACTTTTTCTACCATAACAGATTATAAGTTAGCTGTTCGAATTTGTAAACTTAACTATTTTTCAGTAGAATGGCAATTGACTTGAGGCCCAGGGAGATAGAATCAGGGCAACACTACCTGAGTTTAATTTAACTTGAAAATGCAGTTGGGAAACCACTCTTCATTTAATTAATCTCCGCACATGATAGATTCTCTGGATTACTGTTACATGGGTAAGAATTAGCATGAGCCAGAGCACAGGCACAAGCCATCCGCTTATTGCACCGAAAGCAAGAAGCACCACTCTTTCAGGGCGTTCCATGAGTCCTGTGTGGCAGTCTTTCCCAAGGCCCTCTGCCCTTGCCCTTGCGTAGCTTATGAGAAATGCACCAACCATAGTGCCGATGCTTAAAAAAGCGCCTGTGTGATTTCCAGTTGAAGCTAAATACCATGCAATGGCCAGAAAGATGAAGGCATCTGCATAGCGGTCGAGTACAGAATCAAGATATGCCCCAAAGTCAGTTGCCCTGCCATTTGTCCTCGCAACAATTCCATCGAACATATCAAAGAGCCCGCCAACAATAATCAGAATGCCTCCTGCCCTGAGATTATAAGGAATGACAAAGGCGGCAATAACACTTATTATAAAGCCAGAAATTGTGAGGATGTTAGGATTAACGTTTATTTTTTTTGCAACAGGGGTAAGGGGCTTATCAAGAAAATGGCCGAGTTTAGCACTAAGCATAAATTAAAAATATCGGAGATC
This portion of the Nitrospirota bacterium genome encodes:
- the gltX gene encoding glutamate--tRNA ligase, encoding MVEKVRVRFAPSPTGFLHLGGARTALFNWLYARRHQGIFILRIEDTDRSRSTDESIEEIIEGLKWLGLDWDEGPFRQTDRFDVYRSYVDKLLKEGNAYYCYCSPEELEERRKDALAKGMPPKYDGRCRNIERVQGFKGSRVQEKNAAVRFKMPQEGQTVVDDLIRGRVVFENAQLDDLIILRSDGTPTYNFVVVVDDIDMKITHVIRGDDHLNNTPKQVHIYRAFGYEPPLFAHLPMILGSDKTRLSKRHGATSVTAYRDLGYLPEALLNYLARLGWAYGDQEVFSKEELIEKFSLENVGKSPAVFNPEKLLWLNSQYINQSTEISLIGLIRPILIKEGIIREGQGLDREWLSKAIITLKERSRTLLELANSLRYYIAEYVEYNPEAKEKFLNNKSLPYLVELRDALASLDNFTSPEIEKIFMSIVNKHGIKLGNLAQPVRVAITGNTVSPGIFEVLEIVGKEKTIKRFEKAIKVIGVNYQ
- a CDS encoding CDP-alcohol phosphatidyltransferase family protein, whose translation is MLSAKLGHFLDKPLTPVAKKINVNPNILTISGFIISVIAAFVIPYNLRAGGILIIVGGLFDMFDGIVARTNGRATDFGAYLDSVLDRYADAFIFLAIAWYLASTGNHTGAFLSIGTMVGAFLISYARARAEGLGKDCHTGLMERPERVVLLAFGAISGWLVPVLWLMLILTHVTVIQRIYHVRRLIK